From the Gymnogyps californianus isolate 813 chromosome 2, ASM1813914v2, whole genome shotgun sequence genome, one window contains:
- the LOC127029910 gene encoding carbonic anhydrase 13-like isoform X3 — translation MLTGGPLSGTYRLRQIHFHWGSNDEAGSEHTVDGMKYAAELHVVHWNSEKYSSFVEAARQSDGLAVMAVFLKIGECNPQLKKITDRLDTIRIKGKRALFTNFDPSCLLPKSLDYWTYFGSLTVPPLLESVIWIVLREPISVCSEQLAKFRSLLSTAEDEVACCLLRNYRPPQPLKGREVRRN, via the exons A TGCTGACCGGGGGGCCGCTCAGCGGGACCTACAGGCTGCGCCAGATTCACTTCCATTGGGGGTCCAACGACGAAGCCGGCTCCGAGCACACGGTGGATGGGATGAAGTACGCGGCAGAG CTTCATGTGGTCCATTGGAACTCAGAGAAGTATTCCAGTTTTGTCGAGGCAGCTCGTCAGTCAGATGGATTAGCAGTCATGGCTGTATTTCTGAAG ATTGGTGAATGCAACCCTCAGCTGAAGAAGATTACTGACCGCTTGGACACCATCAGAATCAAG ggtAAAAGAGCACTATTCACAAACTTTGATCCTAGCTGTCTGCTTCCCAAGTCCCTGGACTACTGGACTTACTTTGGCTCTCTCACTGTTCCACCTCTTCTTGAGAGTGTCATCTGGATTGTTCTGAGAGAGCCCATTAGTGTTTGTTCTGAACAG CTAGCCAAATTCCGCAGCCTCCTGAGCACTGCTGAGGATGAGGTCGCCTGCTGCTTGCTGAGAAACTACCGGCCTCCCCAGCCTTTAAAGGGACGAGAAGTCAGAAGGAATTAA
- the LOC127029910 gene encoding carbonic anhydrase 13-like isoform X1, translating to MLHWGYDEHNGPAHWKEVFPVANGDRQSPIDIKTEETKYDPSLRPLNPNYDPASAKIILNNGHSTSVEFDDTVNKSVLTGGPLSGTYRLRQIHFHWGSNDEAGSEHTVDGMKYAAELHVVHWNSEKYSSFVEAARQSDGLAVMAVFLKIGECNPQLKKITDRLDTIRIKGKRALFTNFDPSCLLPKSLDYWTYFGSLTVPPLLESVIWIVLREPISVCSEQLAKFRSLLSTAEDEVACCLLRNYRPPQPLKGREVRRN from the exons ATGCTGCACTGGGGATACGACGAGCACAACG GGCCTGCCCACTGGAAGGAGGTTTTTCCTGTCGCTAATGGAGACCGTCAGTCACCCATCGAcatcaaaactgaagaaaccAAGTATGATCCCTCTCTCCGTCCTCTAAATCCCAATTACGATCCGGCTTCTGCTAAAATCATCCTTAACAATGGGCACTCCACCAGTGTTGAGTTTGATGACACCGTCAACAAATCAG TGCTGACCGGGGGGCCGCTCAGCGGGACCTACAGGCTGCGCCAGATTCACTTCCATTGGGGGTCCAACGACGAAGCCGGCTCCGAGCACACGGTGGATGGGATGAAGTACGCGGCAGAG CTTCATGTGGTCCATTGGAACTCAGAGAAGTATTCCAGTTTTGTCGAGGCAGCTCGTCAGTCAGATGGATTAGCAGTCATGGCTGTATTTCTGAAG ATTGGTGAATGCAACCCTCAGCTGAAGAAGATTACTGACCGCTTGGACACCATCAGAATCAAG ggtAAAAGAGCACTATTCACAAACTTTGATCCTAGCTGTCTGCTTCCCAAGTCCCTGGACTACTGGACTTACTTTGGCTCTCTCACTGTTCCACCTCTTCTTGAGAGTGTCATCTGGATTGTTCTGAGAGAGCCCATTAGTGTTTGTTCTGAACAG CTAGCCAAATTCCGCAGCCTCCTGAGCACTGCTGAGGATGAGGTCGCCTGCTGCTTGCTGAGAAACTACCGGCCTCCCCAGCCTTTAAAGGGACGAGAAGTCAGAAGGAATTAA
- the LOC127029910 gene encoding carbonic anhydrase 13-like isoform X2, with product MLHWGYDEHNGPAHWKEVFPVANGDRQSPIDIKTEETKYDPSLRPLNPNYDPASAKIILNNGHSTSVEFDDTVNKSALKLGCQVCNCLLLTGGPLSGTYRLRQIHFHWGSNDEAGSEHTVDGMKYAAELHVVHWNSEKYSSFVEAARQSDGLAVMAVFLKIGECNPQLKKITDRLDTIRIKGKRALFTNFDPSCLLPKSLDYWTYFGSLTVPPLLESVIWIVLREPISVCSEQLAKFRSLLSTAEDEVACCLLRNYRPPQPLKGREVRRN from the exons ATGCTGCACTGGGGATACGACGAGCACAACG GGCCTGCCCACTGGAAGGAGGTTTTTCCTGTCGCTAATGGAGACCGTCAGTCACCCATCGAcatcaaaactgaagaaaccAAGTATGATCCCTCTCTCCGTCCTCTAAATCCCAATTACGATCCGGCTTCTGCTAAAATCATCCTTAACAATGGGCACTCCACCAGTGTTGAGTTTGATGACACCGTCAACAAATCAG CATTGAAACTGGGCTGTCAAGTCTGTAACTGTTTGT TGCTGACCGGGGGGCCGCTCAGCGGGACCTACAGGCTGCGCCAGATTCACTTCCATTGGGGGTCCAACGACGAAGCCGGCTCCGAGCACACGGTGGATGGGATGAAGTACGCGGCAGAG CTTCATGTGGTCCATTGGAACTCAGAGAAGTATTCCAGTTTTGTCGAGGCAGCTCGTCAGTCAGATGGATTAGCAGTCATGGCTGTATTTCTGAAG ATTGGTGAATGCAACCCTCAGCTGAAGAAGATTACTGACCGCTTGGACACCATCAGAATCAAG ggtAAAAGAGCACTATTCACAAACTTTGATCCTAGCTGTCTGCTTCCCAAGTCCCTGGACTACTGGACTTACTTTGGCTCTCTCACTGTTCCACCTCTTCTTGAGAGTGTCATCTGGATTGTTCTGAGAGAGCCCATTAGTGTTTGTTCTGAACAG CTAGCCAAATTCCGCAGCCTCCTGAGCACTGCTGAGGATGAGGTCGCCTGCTGCTTGCTGAGAAACTACCGGCCTCCCCAGCCTTTAAAGGGACGAGAAGTCAGAAGGAATTAA